In Sphingobacterium sp. SRCM116780, the genomic stretch TTCCCTTCTATTATATTGCTCGTAGACCATCTTTTTAAGCCTCATATCGTCATAAATACGATGAAGGGGCACAATACCATGATGAACCAAAACTCTACGGTCAGGACAATGTTTATTGATTAAATTAGTTAATCGTTGCGCTTTTCCCAATGCATAGGTTCCCAACAAGATATTAAAGGGTTGTTGATTTAATTTTTTTATCTCTTCAATTGGATCTGGATGGATAATCTCTGGATCTGCAAATGTACATTCTGTTATCAATACATCCGCTTGAACAATTTCAATAGCTTCACAGGTTTCATCTTCTTGCAATTTATAGTCACCTGTGTAGAGGTATTTAACTCCCTTGTACTCCATGAGAATCTGGGCTGAACCCAAAATATGACCTGCTGGTATAAAAGTCAGCACAACTGCACCAATCTGAAAGCTACTATGAAAGGCAATATTTCTATAACTGGATAACGGCTGTTGGCTATAACGATATCGCATAAATGCAGCTGTAGCTTCAGTACAATAGATTTCTTGATGCCCTGGCCGAGCATGATCTCCGTGACCGTGGGAGACGACATCTCGCTCAACAGGTAATAATGCATCTATATAGAAATCTCCATATTGACAATAGTAACCTTCTGGTTTTCTGACCAAAAAGTCTGATAATATATTTAACATAAATTTATTTCTGAAATCGATGGTGTAATGCCATCACTTGAGGAATAATGGGTTCTATTCCATCGTTAATAATCACAAAGTCTGCCAGTTTAGCTTTTTCTTCATCAGACATCTGATTACGCATTCTTTCCAAGACTTGTGCTCTTGTTACTTCATCGCGTTGCATCACACGTGCAATTCTTATTTCTTCTGGGGCAGTCACCAAAATACTAAAATCTACTTTTTTGTACGATCCACTTTCAAAGAGTATGGATGCCTCCTTCAGCGAATATGCTGTTGTTTGTGCATCAGCCCAATCTGCAGCTGCTTGTATAACTGCTGGATGGACAATACTGTTTAATTTGGCTAACTTTTCTGCGTTACTAAAAACCTGAGCAGAAAGAAATTCCCTGTTCAAAACACCATTTTGATAGGCTTCTTGTCCAAACACTTGCATGATTGCTAGTCGGACATGATCACTTTTATTCATGATCAATTTGGCTTCTAAATCGGCATTATAAATGGGTATGCCTAAAACCTTAAAAACATGACAGATAATTGTCTTCCCTGAACCAATTCCTCCGGCTATTCCTACTTTAATTCCCATATTATTTGCGGACAAAAAAATCAACATTTTGTGGTTCTATTCTTATGAT encodes the following:
- a CDS encoding MBL fold metallo-hydrolase; amino-acid sequence: MLNILSDFLVRKPEGYYCQYGDFYIDALLPVERDVVSHGHGDHARPGHQEIYCTEATAAFMRYRYSQQPLSSYRNIAFHSSFQIGAVVLTFIPAGHILGSAQILMEYKGVKYLYTGDYKLQEDETCEAIEIVQADVLITECTFADPEIIHPDPIEEIKKLNQQPFNILLGTYALGKAQRLTNLINKHCPDRRVLVHHGIVPLHRIYDDMRLKKMVYEQYNRREMKQGEPNKVYLVPPMTFNSYIRATNVVRAFASGWKRLQQHNDLSLYISDHVDWNDILLFIKEVKPQEVWTLHGDGRILKQYFDGNLVVRDIL
- the coaE gene encoding dephospho-CoA kinase (Dephospho-CoA kinase (CoaE) performs the final step in coenzyme A biosynthesis.) → MGIKVGIAGGIGSGKTIICHVFKVLGIPIYNADLEAKLIMNKSDHVRLAIMQVFGQEAYQNGVLNREFLSAQVFSNAEKLAKLNSIVHPAVIQAAADWADAQTTAYSLKEASILFESGSYKKVDFSILVTAPEEIRIARVMQRDEVTRAQVLERMRNQMSDEEKAKLADFVIINDGIEPIIPQVMALHHRFQK